The following proteins are co-located in the Desulfobacterales bacterium genome:
- a CDS encoding pyridoxamine kinase — translation MKDPVQRIAAIHDLSGFGRASLTVVIPILSTMGVQVCPLPTAVLSTHSKFSDYHFVDLTDHMPAMIDHWQRLEVEFDAIYSGFLGSHRQVAIVTDFIEHFRKPDQLVVVDPVLGDDGVIYGPLGTDMVAEMRSLITHASVITPNMTEAALLLEEPYTPNPGISKIKDWAIRLAEKGPEIVIITSVPENERGKTTSVVAYNSRHKRFWKVLCDYLPADYPGTGDAFASVVVGCLLQGDSLPIALDRAVQFISLGVRATFGHTYDTRQGILLERVLGNLRASVQISSYEILD, via the coding sequence ATGAAAGATCCAGTGCAGCGCATTGCCGCCATCCATGATCTGTCCGGCTTTGGCCGGGCCTCGCTGACCGTGGTGATCCCCATACTCTCAACCATGGGCGTCCAGGTCTGCCCTCTGCCCACAGCGGTTCTGTCCACGCACAGCAAATTTTCCGATTACCATTTTGTGGACCTGACTGATCACATGCCGGCCATGATCGACCACTGGCAGCGGCTGGAGGTTGAATTCGATGCCATATACAGCGGATTTCTGGGATCGCACCGTCAGGTTGCCATTGTCACCGATTTTATTGAGCACTTCCGAAAGCCGGATCAGCTGGTGGTGGTTGATCCTGTGCTGGGAGATGACGGGGTCATCTACGGGCCGCTGGGGACCGATATGGTGGCTGAGATGCGCTCCCTGATTACCCATGCCAGTGTGATCACCCCCAATATGACCGAAGCCGCCCTGCTTTTGGAAGAGCCCTACACTCCGAACCCCGGTATTTCTAAAATCAAAGACTGGGCCATTCGGCTGGCGGAAAAAGGCCCGGAAATCGTGATCATTACATCTGTGCCAGAGAATGAAAGGGGAAAAACCACTTCGGTTGTGGCCTACAACAGCCGGCACAAGCGTTTCTGGAAGGTCCTGTGCGACTATCTGCCGGCCGATTACCCGGGAACCGGAGACGCCTTTGCCAGCGTGGTGGTGGGGTGCCTCCTGCAAGGCGACAGCCTGCCGATTGCCCTGGACCGGGCTGTGCAGTTCATCTCACTGGGCGTACGGGCCACATTCGGCCACACCTATGACACCCGCCAAGGGATTCTCCTGGAGCGGGTGCTCGGCAACCTTAGGGCCAGCGTGCAGATCAGCAGCTATGAAATTCTTGATTAA
- the ettA gene encoding energy-dependent translational throttle protein EttA, protein MSQAPNKVICSMNRVSKYRNKEPIIEDISLSYFYGAKIGVLGLNGAGKSTLLRIMAGVDTEYNGEIGFTPGYSVGHLEQEPVLDNDKTVRQIVEEGVQDIAALMAEYNRINEQFAEPMSDDEMDKLIQKQGEVQDKLDAADAWDLDSRIEMAMDALRCPDGETSVSVLSGGERRRVALCRLLLQKPDILLLDEPTNHLDAETVAWLERHLQQYEGTVIAVTHDRYFLDNVAGWILELDRGRGIPWKGNYTSWLEQKQERLAKEAKADSRRQKTLENELEWIRMSPKARQNKSKARIKAYEQLLSEQGRNQARDMQIYIPPGPRLGKLVVEADAVSKAYGDRLLFENMSFSLPPGGIVGVIGPNGAGKTTLFRMIMGKETPDSGSLRIGDTVRLACVDQERDALAPEKTIWEAISEGADNIELGDVTVKSRAYVAAFNFTGADQQKKVDRISGGERNRVHMARMLKSGGNVILLDEPTNDLDVNTMRALEEALENFGGCAVVISHDRWFLDRLATHILAFEGDSQVVWVEGNYSAYEKDRKKRLGDAAERPHRIKYRRLSR, encoded by the coding sequence ATGAGCCAAGCCCCCAATAAAGTCATCTGCTCCATGAACCGGGTCAGCAAATACCGTAACAAGGAACCCATTATTGAAGATATTTCGCTGTCCTACTTCTATGGGGCAAAAATCGGTGTGCTCGGATTAAACGGGGCGGGTAAAAGCACGCTGCTTCGGATCATGGCCGGCGTCGATACGGAATATAACGGCGAGATCGGCTTTACACCGGGCTATTCCGTGGGGCACCTGGAACAGGAGCCGGTGCTGGACAATGACAAGACCGTGCGCCAAATTGTGGAAGAGGGCGTACAGGACATTGCCGCCCTGATGGCGGAATATAACCGGATTAACGAACAGTTCGCCGAGCCCATGTCTGATGATGAGATGGACAAACTGATCCAAAAGCAGGGCGAGGTGCAGGATAAACTGGATGCAGCGGATGCGTGGGATCTGGACTCACGGATCGAGATGGCCATGGATGCCCTGCGATGTCCGGACGGTGAAACTTCGGTAAGCGTCCTTTCCGGCGGTGAACGGCGGCGCGTGGCCTTATGCCGGCTTTTGCTGCAGAAACCGGATATCCTTCTTTTGGATGAGCCCACCAACCATCTGGATGCTGAAACCGTGGCCTGGCTGGAGAGACACCTCCAGCAATACGAGGGCACCGTGATTGCCGTCACCCACGACCGGTATTTTCTGGACAATGTGGCCGGCTGGATTCTGGAACTTGACCGCGGCCGGGGCATCCCCTGGAAAGGCAATTACACGTCCTGGCTGGAGCAGAAACAGGAGCGCCTCGCAAAAGAGGCAAAAGCGGACAGCCGTCGGCAAAAAACCCTGGAAAATGAGCTGGAATGGATCCGGATGTCGCCCAAGGCGCGGCAGAACAAATCAAAAGCCCGCATCAAGGCCTATGAACAATTGCTTTCCGAACAGGGCAGAAACCAGGCCCGGGACATGCAGATCTATATTCCGCCGGGCCCGCGTTTGGGTAAACTGGTGGTGGAGGCGGATGCCGTATCCAAGGCCTATGGCGATCGTCTGCTGTTTGAGAATATGTCATTTAGTCTGCCGCCCGGCGGGATCGTGGGGGTGATCGGCCCCAACGGCGCGGGAAAGACCACGCTGTTTCGGATGATCATGGGAAAGGAAACCCCTGATTCGGGGAGTTTGCGAATTGGTGATACCGTCCGGCTGGCCTGCGTGGATCAGGAGCGCGATGCCCTGGCTCCGGAAAAAACCATTTGGGAGGCCATCTCCGAGGGAGCGGACAATATTGAACTGGGCGATGTCACCGTCAAATCCCGGGCCTATGTCGCGGCCTTTAATTTCACCGGCGCCGACCAGCAGAAAAAAGTGGACCGGATTTCCGGCGGCGAACGAAACCGCGTGCACATGGCGCGCATGCTGAAATCCGGCGGAAACGTTATCCTTCTCGATGAGCCCACCAATGATCTGGATGTCAATACCATGCGCGCGCTTGAGGAGGCCCTGGAGAACTTCGGGGGGTGTGCCGTGGTCATCAGCCATGACCGCTGGTTTCTGGACCGGCTCGCCACCCATATTTTGGCGTTTGAAGGCGACAGCCAGGTGGTATGGGTTGAAGGCAACTACTCGGCGTATGAAAAAGACCGCAAGAAACGTCTGGGCGATGCCGCAGAGCGGCCGCATCGCATCAAATACCGGCGGCTTTCCCGTTAA
- a CDS encoding patatin-like phospholipase family protein, whose translation MSENHQSEKIGLALGGGAVLGAAHVGVLKAIEQYDIRLDCISGTSIGAFIAGLYAFGIPLADIETMVGDLKWLDITGFTFSKHGFLSNEKLGGIIKEYVGERPIEAAQIPLALVATAIGSGEKVILKQGDLSLAVMASTCVPGIFSPVKLKDRFLVDGGLVENVPLSALTSLGATVRIGVDLNANRRYQEPEDVIDVLCNAIDIAIDNATRMQSEAADILIAPDVNAFSRTDPEGAKKLIAVGYEAGYAELKKYFEA comes from the coding sequence ATGAGTGAAAACCATCAATCCGAAAAGATCGGCCTGGCCCTGGGCGGCGGGGCTGTGCTGGGGGCTGCGCATGTGGGGGTGTTAAAAGCGATCGAGCAATACGATATAAGGCTTGATTGTATTTCAGGCACCAGCATCGGCGCATTTATTGCCGGGTTATATGCCTTCGGCATCCCGCTTGCCGATATTGAGACCATGGTGGGGGATTTGAAGTGGCTTGATATTACGGGGTTTACATTTTCAAAGCACGGGTTTCTGTCCAATGAGAAGCTTGGCGGCATCATCAAAGAATATGTCGGGGAGCGCCCCATTGAAGCGGCCCAAATTCCATTGGCCCTGGTGGCCACCGCCATTGGAAGCGGTGAAAAGGTGATTTTAAAACAGGGCGATCTCTCGCTTGCAGTGATGGCCAGCACGTGCGTGCCGGGTATTTTTTCACCGGTTAAACTAAAGGATCGGTTTCTGGTAGACGGCGGCCTGGTGGAAAACGTGCCGCTATCCGCACTGACGTCTTTGGGCGCGACGGTGCGCATCGGAGTGGATTTAAATGCCAACCGCCGTTATCAGGAACCTGAAGATGTTATCGATGTGCTCTGCAATGCCATTGATATCGCGATTGACAATGCCACCCGGATGCAGAGCGAGGCCGCGGATATTCTAATCGCCCCGGATGTAAACGCTTTCAGCCGGACCGATCCCGAAGGGGCCAAAAAACTGATCGCTGTCGGCTATGAGGCGGGGTATGCTGAGCTGAAAAAGTATTTTGAAGCCTGA
- a CDS encoding HAD-IIA family hydrolase, which produces MREDNRTYHKSFILDMDGVVYTGSKLLPGAKEFVGRLKKGNYNFLFLTNNSYHSPGELRERLLNMGIDVTEDYFYTSAMATASFLKVQRPSGCSAYVIGGKGVMDELEKAGITITSDNPDYVIIAETEEYDYAKIIEATLLIQEGAKFIATNPDLTGPSLRGPVPACGALVAPIQKVTGVAPYFLGKPNPVMMFLARKKLGVHSANCFMIGDRMDTDIVGGLESGMTACLVLSGVTTPEIMNRFPYQPDYVFENLGEIDPDAIVSRRNRVES; this is translated from the coding sequence ATGCGCGAAGACAACAGGACATATCACAAATCCTTTATACTGGATATGGACGGGGTGGTCTATACCGGCTCAAAACTGCTCCCCGGGGCAAAGGAGTTTGTCGGCCGCCTAAAGAAGGGCAATTACAATTTTTTGTTCCTGACCAACAACTCTTACCATTCCCCCGGGGAATTAAGAGAGAGGCTGTTAAACATGGGAATCGATGTGACAGAGGACTATTTCTATACCTCTGCCATGGCCACCGCCAGTTTTCTTAAAGTGCAGCGGCCAAGTGGCTGCTCGGCCTATGTGATCGGCGGCAAGGGCGTTATGGATGAACTCGAAAAGGCGGGAATCACCATCACGTCTGACAATCCGGATTATGTCATCATCGCCGAGACCGAAGAATATGATTATGCCAAAATCATTGAGGCCACCCTGCTGATTCAGGAGGGGGCAAAATTTATCGCCACCAATCCGGATTTAACCGGCCCAAGCCTGCGGGGGCCGGTGCCCGCCTGCGGGGCCCTGGTGGCGCCCATCCAAAAGGTGACCGGCGTTGCCCCGTATTTTCTGGGAAAGCCCAATCCGGTGATGATGTTTCTGGCGCGCAAAAAACTGGGGGTGCATTCGGCGAACTGTTTTATGATCGGCGACCGGATGGATACCGATATTGTGGGCGGCCTGGAATCCGGCATGACCGCCTGTTTGGTTCTTTCCGGGGTAACCACCCCGGAAATCATGAACCGTTTTCCATATCAGCCGGATTATGTTTTCGAGAATCTGGGCGAAATCGATCCGGATGCCATTGTATCAAGAAGAAACCGGGTGGAGAGTTAG
- a CDS encoding ABC transporter ATP-binding protein, which produces MLRINNLKFGYDPAVPILNGISFNIPSGGLCALFGPNGCGKTTLFRCCLKQVKPQKGTVYINGGNIHTFSIKEMARQVAYVPQEHQSPFPYLVKDMVLMGRNPHTSSFFGIRAGDREKAWEALCLMGIADMAERPCNQLSGGERQLVLIARAIAQEARVMFLNEPTAALDFSNQIRIWRLIKRISRKGITVLACTHNPNHVTWFCDQVVVMHQGTLIAQGPPGDVIREPVLDAIYRGMCEVTDLDGIPMVTPKDLKA; this is translated from the coding sequence ATGCTAAGGATTAATAATCTGAAATTCGGGTATGACCCGGCCGTTCCCATCCTTAACGGGATAAGCTTTAATATACCATCCGGCGGGTTATGTGCCCTGTTCGGGCCGAATGGCTGCGGCAAAACGACGCTTTTCCGCTGCTGCCTGAAGCAGGTAAAACCCCAAAAGGGAACTGTTTATATAAACGGCGGCAATATCCACACGTTTTCCATAAAGGAAATGGCCAGACAGGTGGCCTACGTCCCCCAGGAGCACCAGAGTCCATTCCCATACCTTGTCAAAGATATGGTACTCATGGGAAGAAATCCCCATACAAGTTCTTTTTTCGGCATCCGGGCCGGGGATCGGGAAAAAGCATGGGAGGCGCTCTGCCTGATGGGAATCGCAGATATGGCCGAGCGTCCCTGCAATCAGCTCTCCGGCGGAGAGCGCCAATTGGTGCTGATCGCCCGGGCCATCGCCCAGGAAGCCCGGGTGATGTTTCTCAATGAACCCACCGCTGCCCTGGATTTCAGCAATCAAATCCGTATCTGGCGGCTTATCAAACGAATAAGCCGGAAAGGGATCACGGTGCTTGCCTGCACCCACAACCCCAACCATGTCACCTGGTTTTGCGACCAGGTGGTTGTCATGCATCAGGGGACGCTGATTGCCCAGGGTCCTCCGGGAGACGTCATCCGCGAACCGGTTTTGGATGCAATTTATCGCGGCATGTGCGAAGTCACGGACTTAGACGGAATTCCGATGGTGACGCCGAAAGATCTTAAAGCCTAA
- a CDS encoding iron ABC transporter permease produces the protein MKNNTNIFRPLAVFFILIATAAVALGTGKYDVSPVEVFRAFWAGIFSLDEPCGIPSIHLTVIWMLRLPRILMALIVGAALSAAGAVFQGCFRNPLVEPYILGVSAGAAFGAALGMLFPYFFSVQLFSFVFGIVAVAFTYGFGRIRGETPMITLILAGVITGSLFSAMVSILKYMAQDAALRGIVFWLMGGFYFATWTDIGWLLPVIGGCLLIMGKLGWQLNILSLGDAEARSLGVNPEACRIVLIILATLAAAAAVSAVGIIAWVGLMMPHAARMLVGPDHRRVLPTAAAMGGIFLIICDTLARTLITAEIPIGIITSIAGAPYLFYLLRTKTQTSLV, from the coding sequence ATGAAAAATAATACAAACATATTCAGGCCGCTGGCCGTTTTTTTTATCCTGATTGCCACAGCCGCAGTTGCGCTGGGTACTGGCAAATATGATGTCTCCCCGGTGGAAGTTTTCCGGGCATTTTGGGCCGGCATTTTTTCTTTGGACGAACCTTGCGGCATACCGAGTATTCACCTTACCGTAATCTGGATGCTGCGGCTGCCGCGTATTCTCATGGCCTTGATCGTAGGCGCCGCTCTCTCGGCGGCGGGGGCTGTTTTTCAGGGATGTTTCCGCAATCCCCTGGTTGAGCCCTATATCCTCGGGGTGTCAGCAGGGGCGGCGTTTGGCGCGGCCCTGGGCATGCTTTTTCCGTATTTTTTTTCGGTCCAGCTGTTTTCATTCGTTTTCGGCATCGTTGCCGTGGCATTCACCTACGGCTTCGGCCGCATCCGGGGCGAAACCCCGATGATCACCCTGATCCTGGCCGGCGTTATCACGGGCTCTCTGTTTTCTGCCATGGTATCAATTTTGAAATATATGGCCCAGGACGCCGCGCTGCGGGGAATCGTTTTTTGGCTTATGGGGGGCTTTTATTTCGCCACCTGGACAGATATCGGATGGCTTCTCCCCGTTATTGGGGGCTGCCTTCTTATCATGGGAAAACTCGGCTGGCAGTTAAACATTCTTTCTCTGGGTGATGCTGAGGCCCGCTCATTAGGCGTGAATCCGGAGGCTTGCCGCATTGTATTGATTATCCTCGCAACCCTGGCCGCTGCCGCCGCCGTATCCGCTGTGGGCATTATAGCCTGGGTGGGCCTGATGATGCCCCACGCCGCCCGGATGCTGGTGGGCCCGGATCACCGCCGGGTTTTACCGACAGCCGCGGCCATGGGCGGGATTTTTTTAATTATCTGCGATACCCTGGCCCGCACCCTGATCACCGCCGAAATCCCCATCGGCATCATCACCTCCATCGCCGGCGCCCCCTATCTTTTTTATCTCCTGCGAACCAAAACCCAAACCAGCCTGGTGTAG
- a CDS encoding ABC transporter substrate-binding protein — MLVIFRNSLVLICLLLFTVSLPAGRADSPRTVVDSRGVEIQLPAKTQRVVAISDGLVEGVMTVLGVEGKLVGLGSQSLTKTWSYRFEGRDGETVTYVNGMNPVLCINPWLSELPMVARGPAINYETLLSLRPDLVILRLGSCSLPAADDRVQMALKTLDILGLTTVVLEGPYFSGFPNPENISNEIEILGRLFGRAQPAERLSRFIKTQIQEIERRTRQIKTEKKPRVIILGLSSAARKNGAAGQAFGLDTIESYLIEQVVHAKNAFQSPGHFKPVSAEHLLAINPDVIILCTAAGYHPPRELFEAPYYRHLRQLKAVADERVKALPWTPWNCEKRLEYPIDAMVIAKAAYPELFSDIHLGDWLLDFYQGLYGVDEETAKKLRSAQWMDWTVTDEK, encoded by the coding sequence ATGCTTGTGATATTTCGAAACAGCCTGGTTCTCATTTGTTTATTGCTGTTTACGGTCAGCCTGCCCGCAGGCCGGGCGGATTCACCCCGAACAGTGGTTGACAGCCGCGGAGTGGAAATCCAACTGCCCGCAAAAACACAACGGGTCGTGGCAATAAGTGACGGCTTGGTCGAAGGGGTGATGACGGTTCTGGGGGTTGAAGGAAAGCTTGTAGGGCTTGGCTCTCAGTCTCTGACCAAAACCTGGTCCTACCGGTTTGAAGGCCGGGACGGCGAAACCGTGACCTATGTAAACGGCATGAATCCCGTCTTGTGCATAAACCCCTGGCTTTCTGAATTGCCGATGGTTGCCCGGGGTCCGGCCATTAACTATGAAACCCTTCTTTCCCTGCGGCCGGATCTGGTCATTTTACGGCTTGGCTCATGCAGCCTGCCGGCCGCCGACGATCGTGTTCAGATGGCCCTGAAGACCCTGGATATTCTGGGGTTGACTACCGTCGTTCTTGAAGGCCCTTATTTTTCCGGATTCCCGAACCCGGAAAATATTTCAAATGAAATAGAAATCCTTGGCCGGCTCTTTGGCAGGGCCCAGCCGGCAGAACGTCTTTCCCGTTTTATAAAGACGCAGATTCAGGAAATTGAACGCCGCACCCGGCAGATTAAAACCGAAAAAAAACCGCGCGTCATAATACTCGGCCTCTCATCTGCGGCCCGAAAAAATGGGGCAGCCGGCCAGGCCTTTGGTTTGGACACCATTGAGTCCTATCTTATCGAGCAGGTGGTGCATGCGAAAAATGCCTTCCAGTCCCCGGGCCACTTCAAACCCGTCAGTGCCGAACATTTGCTGGCGATCAATCCGGATGTCATCATCCTTTGCACAGCCGCGGGCTACCATCCCCCCCGGGAACTTTTCGAGGCCCCTTACTATCGCCATCTGCGGCAGCTTAAGGCTGTAGCTGATGAGCGGGTCAAGGCGCTTCCATGGACGCCGTGGAACTGTGAAAAACGGCTTGAGTATCCAATTGATGCCATGGTAATAGCCAAAGCCGCGTATCCGGAACTTTTCAGCGACATTCATCTGGGCGACTGGCTCCTTGATTTTTATCAGGGCTTATATGGCGTGGATGAAGAAACAGCGAAAAAACTCCGTTCGGCGCAATGGATGGATTGGACGGTTACGGATGAAAAATAA
- a CDS encoding TonB-dependent receptor: MGAAKSGWVCVCLFLSLFLYLSGSVTRGHAQEETSPPAQEKSKVFLLDEIRVTAEELEQDIQTPNMDTIKPELFPMGISTTVDSALERQPGVDVQRIQEVGTAVDDDSIKIRGFGARRIKVARDGRPLNTTGVAGGYFIDWTLIPLANVERIELIKGVADPRYGNVLGGVVNLISKTPPRQGPVTELATTAASYETWAIDAYHAWKPGAFEYAITLGSQTSQGYLRNGDLDFGHMDLKLGYDLPTRTHVYADLSYRKLEKGFIVNNRQSNDPEDPLYGVPIDPDYPASDGEYMYGGMGADAEPGAWWEKEQWLFDFGLTHPVMRSGEFFIRYWQNHGDREAFNTRGEADRIFHKKFYDDRSWGTSTDYTHELAHQTITFGADFSYLKDDGNKNYANDFRDPFSTPYYVAAKNLGVYAMDDLRLFNDKLWITPGVRFVSYDGKSGPAGIERGVPDIEMDGWAPSLKLTYNYRASDLVYLSVARALRMPTPPEHFWHYDANAAGVDTSMLPFNEEDGLMLQAGWKAYITPKTRIDLSPYYYRIDDYIQFDLINFVSYNINKAELYGLECQISQILPYGFSAFANYTYQKSQTEGDPFVENFVVPADRDFGEIPGLPEHKGNLGMQYKSPSEAKIAVFLQAVSDQEVIYSYNSLNFEVEPVLKVFEQKSYMTVDVEGHYPIGEKLEIGIFARNLLDEEYDQRFGFPASGRTIGATLQATF, from the coding sequence ATGGGGGCGGCAAAATCCGGCTGGGTCTGCGTATGTTTGTTTTTAAGTTTATTTTTGTATTTATCCGGCAGCGTTACGCGGGGCCACGCGCAGGAAGAAACCTCTCCCCCCGCACAAGAAAAGAGCAAAGTCTTCCTGTTGGACGAGATCCGGGTAACGGCTGAGGAGCTTGAACAGGATATTCAAACCCCCAATATGGATACGATCAAACCGGAGTTGTTTCCCATGGGGATCAGCACGACTGTGGATTCGGCTCTGGAAAGACAGCCCGGCGTTGATGTTCAGCGGATCCAGGAAGTGGGCACCGCTGTTGATGACGACTCGATAAAAATCCGGGGATTTGGTGCCCGCCGGATTAAAGTGGCACGCGACGGAAGGCCGTTAAATACCACCGGCGTTGCAGGGGGCTATTTTATCGATTGGACCCTTATCCCGCTGGCAAATGTTGAAAGGATTGAACTCATTAAGGGCGTGGCGGATCCCCGGTACGGCAATGTCCTGGGCGGTGTGGTTAATCTCATAAGCAAAACCCCGCCCCGGCAGGGTCCAGTAACCGAGCTGGCCACCACAGCGGCCAGTTACGAAACCTGGGCGATAGATGCGTATCATGCCTGGAAACCCGGAGCCTTCGAATACGCGATAACTTTAGGTTCCCAGACAAGCCAGGGCTACCTGAGAAATGGCGATTTGGACTTCGGTCATATGGATCTGAAATTGGGTTATGATCTGCCGACCCGGACCCATGTGTATGCAGACCTATCCTACCGAAAGCTTGAAAAGGGCTTTATTGTAAACAACCGGCAGTCGAATGATCCGGAGGATCCTCTCTATGGTGTGCCGATAGATCCTGATTATCCGGCCTCTGATGGGGAATATATGTACGGCGGCATGGGTGCCGATGCAGAACCGGGGGCCTGGTGGGAAAAGGAGCAGTGGCTGTTTGACTTCGGCCTGACGCATCCGGTCATGAGATCCGGTGAATTTTTTATCCGGTACTGGCAGAACCATGGTGATCGCGAAGCCTTTAACACCCGCGGGGAAGCCGACCGCATATTTCACAAAAAATTCTATGATGACCGGTCCTGGGGCACATCCACAGATTACACACATGAGCTAGCGCATCAGACAATTACATTCGGCGCGGATTTCAGCTACCTTAAGGATGACGGGAATAAAAATTACGCCAATGATTTCCGTGACCCCTTCAGCACCCCGTATTATGTGGCCGCCAAAAATTTGGGGGTCTATGCCATGGATGATCTCCGGCTTTTCAATGACAAACTATGGATTACGCCTGGCGTGCGGTTTGTTTCATATGACGGCAAATCCGGGCCCGCCGGCATCGAAAGGGGGGTGCCGGACATTGAAATGGACGGATGGGCCCCATCGCTTAAACTTACCTACAATTACCGCGCCAGCGATCTCGTCTATCTCAGCGTGGCCCGGGCGCTGCGCATGCCGACCCCTCCCGAACATTTCTGGCATTATGATGCAAATGCGGCCGGCGTTGATACCAGTATGCTGCCGTTTAATGAAGAAGACGGGCTCATGCTTCAGGCCGGCTGGAAAGCCTATATCACCCCAAAAACTAGAATTGATCTGTCTCCCTATTATTACCGTATCGATGATTATATCCAGTTTGATTTAATCAACTTTGTATCATATAATATTAATAAAGCTGAGCTCTATGGTTTGGAATGCCAGATATCCCAAATTCTGCCCTATGGATTTTCCGCCTTTGCCAACTATACCTACCAAAAAAGCCAAACCGAGGGCGACCCGTTTGTGGAAAATTTCGTCGTCCCGGCTGATCGCGATTTTGGCGAAATCCCCGGACTACCTGAGCACAAAGGCAACCTCGGCATGCAATACAAGTCGCCAAGCGAGGCTAAAATCGCCGTGTTTTTGCAGGCAGTCTCGGACCAGGAGGTCATCTACAGCTATAACAGCCTGAATTTTGAAGTTGAACCGGTGCTTAAAGTCTTTGAACAGAAAAGCTACATGACGGTTGATGTCGAGGGACATTATCCCATTGGTGAAAAACTTGAAATCGGTATATTTGCCAGAAACCTGCTGGATGAAGAATATGACCAGCGGTTCGGGTTTCCTGCTTCCGGCCGGACCATTGGCGCCACCCTGCAGGCCACCTTTTAG